One Gammaproteobacteria bacterium DNA segment encodes these proteins:
- a CDS encoding type II toxin-antitoxin system RelE/ParE family toxin: MKDIQFCGRSLEALRSFPAVARREAGYQLDRVQHGLEPTDWKPMPLIGPGVREIRIMHEGQFRVIYIAKFSDSVYVLHAFQKKTQKTRNQDIDAAKQALTQL, translated from the coding sequence ATGAAGGACATCCAGTTCTGTGGCCGCTCCCTCGAGGCGCTCCGCAGCTTCCCGGCAGTCGCCAGGCGAGAGGCCGGTTATCAGTTGGATCGTGTTCAACACGGATTGGAACCCACCGATTGGAAGCCGATGCCATTGATCGGACCAGGCGTCCGGGAGATCCGCATCATGCATGAGGGTCAGTTTCGGGTGATCTATATCGCGAAGTTTTCAGATTCCGTCTATGTCCTGCATGCCTTCCAGAAGAAAACGCAGAAGACGAGAAACCAGGATATCGATGCAGCAAAGCAGGCCCTGACGCAACTCTGA
- a CDS encoding helicase-associated domain-containing protein yields the protein MNADDLKRLAKHTNQKIPTRKADIAAVIKRHLDGERLQTVWQGLDDLQRAAVAEVVHSNSPHFLADRFTAKYGRSPDWGVADRYGYRRTPSPLAFFFYGGVMPDDLKARLKAFVPKPETAKVKTLSEVPAAYDLPWSRWNSETRTKEKGTEAVPLAVHQTEYTAQRELLSVLRLIDSGKVTVSDKTRRPSAATIKTITNILEGGDYYPVVLVTSKWHDENAGPIRAFAWPLIVQAGGLAQLSGSKLQLTKAGRKALSEPAAETLHKLWSKWFDTSILDELSRIECVKGQTGKGKRGLTAPSSRRDAIADTLAECPAGSWISTDEFHRFMCASGNDFVVARNAWDLYVCEKHYGSLGHQGGEQILDNRYLLAFLLEYAATFGVIDVALIPPAGARADYGDLWGTDELVYFSRYDGLMYFRITPLGAYCLGTESTYQPAPVKTNPVLRVLSNLKIVAVGAKLEQGDRIALDTYATRVSDLVWRLDQAKLLAAIEEGRPIDEVREFLTARSRVAIPDTVARLLDDVAARSTQIQDQGLARLVECADPALAALIADDSRTRKHCMLAGERHLVVPASSEAAFKRTLRDVGYLVASGGVKVAKPRRKASARKAASSSIGD from the coding sequence ATGAACGCCGACGACCTCAAGAGGCTGGCGAAACATACCAACCAGAAGATTCCGACGAGGAAGGCCGACATCGCCGCCGTGATCAAACGGCACCTGGATGGCGAGAGGCTGCAAACCGTCTGGCAGGGCCTCGACGACCTGCAACGCGCGGCAGTGGCCGAGGTGGTCCATTCGAACTCGCCCCATTTCCTCGCCGACCGCTTTACCGCCAAGTACGGCCGCAGCCCCGATTGGGGCGTCGCCGACAGGTATGGCTATCGCCGAACCCCATCTCCCCTGGCGTTCTTTTTCTACGGCGGAGTGATGCCCGACGATCTCAAGGCGCGGCTCAAGGCCTTCGTGCCGAAACCTGAGACGGCCAAGGTCAAGACCTTGTCTGAGGTTCCCGCCGCCTACGACTTGCCCTGGTCCAGGTGGAACTCGGAGACCAGAACGAAGGAAAAAGGCACGGAAGCAGTGCCACTGGCAGTTCACCAGACCGAATATACCGCTCAACGAGAGCTGCTCTCGGTGCTGCGCCTCATCGATTCCGGCAAGGTTACCGTCAGCGATAAGACGCGACGACCCTCTGCCGCGACCATCAAGACCATCACCAATATCCTGGAAGGCGGCGACTATTACCCCGTCGTCCTGGTCACGAGCAAGTGGCACGATGAGAACGCCGGGCCGATCCGCGCCTTCGCCTGGCCACTCATCGTGCAAGCCGGAGGGCTCGCGCAGCTCTCGGGCTCGAAGCTACAGCTCACCAAGGCCGGTCGCAAAGCACTCTCGGAGCCCGCCGCCGAGACCCTGCACAAGCTCTGGTCGAAGTGGTTCGATACGTCGATACTCGACGAGCTATCGCGCATCGAGTGCGTCAAGGGACAGACCGGCAAGGGCAAGCGCGGGCTCACCGCGCCATCGTCCCGCCGAGACGCCATCGCCGATACTCTGGCCGAGTGCCCTGCGGGCTCTTGGATCTCCACCGACGAGTTCCACCGTTTCATGTGCGCCTCGGGCAACGACTTCGTGGTCGCCCGCAACGCATGGGACCTATATGTCTGCGAAAAGCATTACGGATCGCTGGGTCACCAAGGCGGTGAGCAGATTCTCGATAACCGTTACCTTCTCGCATTCCTGCTGGAATACGCGGCGACTTTCGGGGTGATCGATGTCGCGCTCATCCCGCCGGCCGGAGCGCGCGCCGACTACGGTGACCTCTGGGGCACGGACGAACTCGTCTACTTCAGCCGCTACGACGGGCTGATGTACTTCCGCATCACGCCACTCGGTGCCTACTGCCTCGGCACCGAAAGCACCTACCAACCGGCCCCCGTGAAAACAAACCCGGTACTCCGGGTTCTTTCCAACCTCAAAATCGTCGCCGTAGGCGCCAAGCTCGAACAGGGCGACCGCATCGCGCTCGACACCTATGCAACTCGAGTCTCGGATCTCGTCTGGCGATTGGATCAAGCCAAACTGCTTGCCGCGATCGAGGAAGGCCGCCCCATCGACGAGGTCCGGGAGTTCCTCACCGCGCGTAGTCGCGTCGCAATCCCCGATACCGTCGCACGCCTTCTAGACGATGTGGCGGCCCGCAGCACCCAGATCCAGGACCAGGGCCTGGCGCGGCTTGTCGAATGCGCCGATCCGGCCTTGGCGGCGCTCATCGCCGACGACTCGCGAACACGCAAACATTGCATGCTGGCGGGCGAGCGACATCTCGTCGTGCCGGCCTCATCGGAGGCCGCGTTCAAGCGCACTCTGCGCGATGTCGGCTATCTAGTAGCCTCGGGCGGGGTCAAAGTCGCAAAGCCTCGTCGCAAGGCGTCAGCCAGGAAGGCCGCTTCGAGTTCCATTGGAGACTGA
- a CDS encoding hemerythrin domain-containing protein, with translation MSPTATDPLEQLRREHSEGLAFADRLEAIAREGDEAAVAEGVALVKRYNEEEMERHLQHEEQRIISVLVREHAKHMPLCIRLGREHGELRTLAAGIGLADPCRELAEFARLLREHTRAEDEELLPLVESLFTPEQQAAIVDFEPLPFRPLPVVQP, from the coding sequence ATGTCCCCGACAGCCACCGATCCCCTCGAACAACTGCGGCGTGAGCATAGCGAGGGCCTCGCGTTTGCGGACAGGCTCGAGGCCATCGCCAGGGAGGGTGATGAGGCCGCGGTGGCCGAGGGCGTGGCGCTGGTAAAGCGATACAACGAGGAGGAGATGGAGCGGCACCTGCAGCATGAGGAGCAGCGCATCATTTCGGTGCTGGTGCGGGAACACGCGAAGCATATGCCCCTGTGTATCCGGCTGGGTCGGGAACATGGCGAGCTGCGTACCCTGGCGGCTGGTATCGGTCTCGCCGACCCGTGCAGGGAGCTGGCCGAGTTTGCCCGCTTGTTGCGGGAGCACACCCGGGCGGAGGATGAGGAGTTGTTGCCCCTGGTGGAGTCCCTGTTCACACCCGAGCAGCAGGCGGCCATCGTGGACTTCGAGCCGTTGCCCTTCCGCCCGCTGCCGGTTGTGCAACCATAG